One segment of Brassica napus cultivar Da-Ae chromosome C3, Da-Ae, whole genome shotgun sequence DNA contains the following:
- the LOC106361095 gene encoding beta carbonic anhydrase 5, chloroplastic encodes MLFVPCCRIFETPNFPFMASSSPTHLSLSLDPSSSSSSTSLLNLQTQRTIFRSKDFEKTQLRIPVSFRKKAVNLQMMASGKTPGLTQEATVDREDNADVFDDMKQRFLAFKKHKYMDNLEHFKKLADAQAPKFLVIACADSRVCPSAILGFQPGDAFTVRNIANLVPSYESAPTETKAALEFSVNTLNVENILIIGHSRCGGIQALMSMQGEGDSRSFIHNWVKVGKKAKESTKAVASNLHFDHQCQHCEKASINHSLERLLGYPWIEEKVRKGSLSLHGGYYDFINCTFEKWTVDYGESRGKKEGSGIAVKNRSVW; translated from the exons ATGCTCTTTGTCCCTTGTTGTCGCATATTCGAAACACCCAACTTTCCTTTCATGGCATCATCCTCTCCCactcacctctctctctcccttgatccttcttcttcttcctcttccacctCTCTCCTCAATCTCCAAACCCAAAGAACG ATCTTCCGTTCTAAGGACTTTGAGAAGACCCAGTTGAGAATTCCGGTTTCTTTCAG GAAAAAAGCTGTCAACTTGCAAATGATGGCATCAGGGAAGACACCTGGACTGACTCAGGAAGCTACAGTTGATAGAGAAGATAACGCGGACGTGTTTGACGACATGAAACAGCGGTTCCTCGCCTTTAAGAAGCATAAGTACAT GGATAACTTGGAACATTTCAAAAAATTGGCAGATGCTCAAGCTCCAAAG TTTCTGGTGATTGCTTGTGCAGACTCTAGGGTTTGTCCTTCTGCCATCCTTGGATTTCAACCGGGTGATGCATTCACTGTTCGTAATATTGCAAATTTAGTACCTTCATATGAG TCTGCACCTACCGAAACAAAAGCTGCTCTGGAGTTCTCTGTGAATACTCTTAAT GTGGAGAACATCTTAATTATTGGTCATAGCCGGTGTGGAGGAATTCAAGCTTTAATGAGCATGCAAGGCGAAGGAGATTCAAG AAGTTTCATACATAACTGGGTGAAAGTGGGGAAAAAGGCAAAGGAAAGCACAAAAGCTGTTGCTTCAAACCTCCATTTTGATCACCAGTGCCAACATTGTGAAAAG GCGTCGATAAATCATTCATTAGAAAGGCTGCTTGGTTACCCTTGGATAGAAGAGAAAGTGCGGAAAGGATCACTGTCTCTCCATGGCGGGTactatgattttataaactgtACATTTGAGAAGTGGACCGTTGATTATGGAGAAAGCAGAGGCAAGAAAGAAGGCAGTGGGATTGCTGTTAAAAACCGGTCTGTTTGGTGA
- the LOC106358975 gene encoding uncharacterized protein LOC106358975, giving the protein MATSVWRRLVACFSSLKFYLTVLCLVATVFVLLQICSFQITQHSLSLPPALLTYLKHQPEQQSENKTAYLVEKLRESVTFLPLKDIRFSNKPLEGHTWFMSSLFDNQTKGEAQYQDFPSDSSKGRLLCLKGVDEHDGSWNYYALAWPEALPTNAILQKGLTFVSYNQYDYGNLWHGLTAAFPFVSWSLRNQCEKPQKWVLYHKGELRYWMGNWLSEILTATYGQEPEIIHFVDVNKPVCFEKAVVMRHNEGGMSRERRLEVFDHLRCKARNYCNISSPETSNPRIGMTLLMRTGARSFKNESAVINVFKRECERVEGCVLSVSYSNNLTFCEQVDLMKKTDVLVSPHGAQLTNLFLMDRNSSVMEFFPKGWLKLAGVGQLVYKWGANWSGMRHEGAWHDPFGETCKFPDTDKRCMSLVYKNAMIGYNETYFGEWARLVLSKVPEHNKGNGSLDVCPQC; this is encoded by the coding sequence ATGGCGACTAGTGTTTGGCGAAGGCTAGTTGCTTGCTTTTCCTCCCTTAAGTTCTACTTAACCGTCTTGTGCCTCGTTGCCACTGTTTTTGTTCTTCTCCAAATCTGTTCATTTCAAATCACTCAACATTCCCTTTCACTCCCACCTGCACTCTTGACGTATCTGAAACACCAACCTGAACAACAATCTGAGAACAAGACAGcttacttggttgaaaagcTACGTGAATCAGTGACATTCCTTCCACTCAAGGATATTCGCTTTTCAAACAAACCACTCGAAGGTCACACCTGGTTCATGAGCTCTCTCTTTGATAACCAAACCAAAGGCGAGGCTCAGTATCAAGATTTTCCTTCAGATTCCTCCAAAGGAAGGCTTTTATGCTTGAAAGGTGTTGATGAACATGATGGATCATGGAACTACTACGCGTTGGCTTGGCCTGAAGCTCTTCCGACCAATGCCATTCTTCAGAAGGGTTTGACTTTTGTTTCATACAATCAATACGATTACGGTAACTTGTGGCATGGACTAACGGCAGCATTCCCATTTGTTTCTTGGAGCTTAAGAAACCAATGTGAAAAGCCTCAAAAATGGGTTTTATACCACAAGGGAGAACTAAGGTACTGGATGGGGAATTGGTTGAGCGAAATACTCACAGCCACTTATGGTCAAGAGCCAGAGATTATACATTTTGTTGATGTGAACAAGCCGGTTTGCTTTGAGAAGGCAGTTGTTATGAGACACAATGAAGGTGGAATGTCAAGGGAGAGAAGACTAGAGGTTTTTGACCACCTTAGATGCAAAGCAAGAAACTACTGTAACATCAGCTCACCAGAGACATCAAACCCGCGGATCGGTATGACATTGTTAATGAGAACAGGAGCCAGATCTTTCAAAAACGAGTCAGCCGTCATCAATGTCTTCAAAAGGGAGTGTGAGAGAGTAGAAGGGTGTGTATTAAGTGTTTCTTATTCAAACAATCTAACGTTTTGTGAGCAAGTGGATCTGATGAAGAAGACAGATGTGTTGGTATCACCACACGGTGCACAGCTGACTAACTTGtttctaatggatagaaatagtAGTGTGATGGAGTTTTTCCCCAAAGGATGGCTTAAGCTAGCTGGAGTTGGTCAACTTGTGTACAAATGGGGAGCTAATTGGTCAGGGATGAGACATGAAGGAGCGTGGCATGACCCTTTTGGAGAAACATGCAAGTTTCCTGATACTGATAAGCGATGTATGTCGTTGGTCTATAAAAACGCTATGATTGGATACAATGAGACATATTTTGGTGAGTGGGCGAGACTCGTTTTGAGTAAGGTTCCGGAACACAACAAGGGTAACGGTTCGCTAGATGTATGTCCTCAATGTTGA